Proteins encoded within one genomic window of Aurantiacibacter spongiae:
- a CDS encoding invasion associated locus B family protein, whose translation MARYLAATLPLAFALAAAPGLAKDSLGVFGQWGAFRDPQVPRCYAIAAAEPNARSRERAGFASIATWPARQIRGQLFIRMSRTPAQGARVSLAVGKERFVLTGNGGDVWAAGPQEDAAILTAMRAAASMTVSARDTRGNRFADRYSLNGAATAMDAASVGCARARR comes from the coding sequence ATGGCCCGCTATCTTGCCGCGACGCTTCCCTTAGCATTTGCCCTTGCCGCCGCGCCGGGGCTGGCGAAGGACAGTCTCGGGGTGTTCGGCCAGTGGGGGGCGTTCCGCGATCCGCAGGTTCCGCGCTGCTATGCCATTGCCGCTGCAGAACCGAACGCCCGTTCGCGCGAACGAGCCGGATTCGCCAGCATCGCAACCTGGCCCGCACGGCAGATCCGCGGGCAGCTTTTCATCCGGATGAGCCGCACGCCGGCGCAAGGGGCACGGGTTAGCCTTGCCGTTGGCAAAGAGCGCTTCGTCCTGACCGGCAACGGAGGCGATGTCTGGGCGGCAGGACCGCAAGAGGACGCGGCCATCCTCACCGCCATGCGTGCCGCCGCTTCGATGACCGTCAGCGCCAGGGACACGCGCGGCAATCGCTTTGCCGATCGCTACAGCCTGAATGGTGCGGCGACCGCGATGGATGCGGCAAGCGTCGGCTGCGCGCGGGCGCGGCGTTAG
- a CDS encoding GreA/GreB family elongation factor, with product MPSTSNTSPITPAGLAALRARYDHLLGTERPEIVEIVSWAAGNGDRSENGDYLYGRKRMREIDRELGYLAKVMKHAQVVDPVRQPDKTRIFFGATVTIADEDDLQRTVTIVGDKEQDAGTGRIGWSSPIARALRGAGVGDLRTVRLPAGQKGWEVLAIAYPDEDSVTARGADD from the coding sequence ATGCCCTCAACCAGCAACACCAGCCCGATCACTCCCGCGGGCCTCGCGGCCCTGAGGGCGCGCTACGATCACCTGCTCGGCACCGAACGGCCCGAGATCGTCGAGATCGTGAGCTGGGCGGCGGGCAATGGCGACCGGAGCGAGAACGGCGATTACCTCTACGGGCGCAAGCGCATGCGCGAGATCGACCGCGAACTGGGCTATCTCGCCAAGGTCATGAAACATGCGCAGGTCGTCGATCCCGTACGCCAGCCCGACAAGACCCGCATATTCTTCGGCGCGACCGTCACCATCGCGGACGAGGACGATTTACAGCGGACCGTTACCATCGTGGGCGACAAGGAGCAGGATGCCGGCACGGGCCGGATCGGCTGGTCCAGCCCCATCGCGCGGGCGTTGCGCGGCGCAGGCGTCGGCGATCTGCGCACCGTCCGCCTGCCCGCCGGGCAGAAGGGATGGGAAGTGCTCGCCATCGCCTACCCCGACGAAGATAGCGTGACAGCGCGCGGCGCAGACGATTAG
- the dapA gene encoding 4-hydroxy-tetrahydrodipicolinate synthase translates to MFKGSIPALATPFAGDAVDEEAYRRFVEWQIASGSTGLVPCGTTGESATLDNDEHHKVIAICAEVAAGRVPVIAGAGSNDTQTALWHIKEAQIAGADALLLVAPYYNRPSQDGLLAHFSYLAERADLPIVLYNVPGRTVTDIAPETVIELHRRFPERIVAIKDASGDLSRVVTHRMGAPGLCQLSGDDPLALAGYVLGQSGCISVTANVAPELCARFHQAAGEGDFDRARDLNEVLYPLHRAMFADASPAPVKYALGKRHDWFAPDTRLPIAPCSGTAKKAVDAAMEKAGIA, encoded by the coding sequence ATGTTCAAAGGTTCGATCCCTGCTCTCGCCACGCCCTTCGCCGGCGACGCGGTGGACGAGGAGGCCTATCGCCGGTTCGTCGAATGGCAGATCGCCAGCGGATCGACCGGTCTCGTGCCGTGCGGGACGACGGGCGAATCGGCGACGCTCGACAATGACGAGCATCACAAGGTCATCGCCATCTGTGCCGAAGTCGCAGCCGGGCGGGTGCCGGTGATCGCCGGGGCGGGCAGCAACGACACGCAGACCGCCCTGTGGCATATCAAGGAAGCGCAGATCGCCGGTGCCGACGCGCTGCTGCTGGTCGCGCCCTATTACAATCGTCCCAGCCAGGACGGGCTGCTCGCTCATTTCAGCTACCTGGCGGAGCGGGCCGACCTGCCCATCGTGCTCTACAACGTCCCCGGCCGCACCGTGACGGACATCGCGCCCGAGACGGTAATCGAGCTTCATCGCCGCTTTCCGGAGAGGATCGTCGCCATCAAGGATGCGAGCGGCGATCTGTCGCGCGTCGTCACGCATCGCATGGGCGCGCCCGGGTTGTGCCAGCTGTCGGGCGACGATCCGCTGGCGCTGGCGGGATACGTGCTCGGCCAGTCGGGCTGCATCTCGGTGACGGCGAATGTCGCGCCGGAACTGTGCGCCCGGTTCCATCAGGCGGCGGGCGAGGGCGACTTCGATCGCGCCCGCGACCTGAACGAGGTGCTCTACCCGCTGCACCGCGCGATGTTCGCCGACGCCAGCCCGGCACCGGTGAAATACGCGCTCGGCAAACGTCACGACTGGTTCGCCCCCGACACGAGATTACCGATCGCACCGTGCTCCGGCACGGCGAAGAAGGCGGTGGATGCAGCAATGGAAAAGGCAGGAATAGCATGA
- a CDS encoding glycine zipper 2TM domain-containing protein gives MKKTMLALAAATTLAVPAVPAMAQGGPPAWAPAHGYHAQNDRGYDRYESRYDRRDRRDRYRDRRDRRGAYDQYGRYYEPRRVSRNDRVWQGRDGRYYCQRENGTTGLIIGAAGGALLGRTIDTRGDRTVGTLLGAALGGVLGREIDRGSARCR, from the coding sequence ATGAAAAAGACAATGCTCGCTCTCGCCGCCGCAACCACGCTGGCGGTTCCTGCCGTCCCCGCCATGGCGCAGGGCGGACCGCCCGCCTGGGCGCCGGCGCACGGTTATCATGCCCAGAACGACCGCGGTTACGACCGGTACGAATCGCGCTATGATCGCCGCGATCGGCGCGACCGCTATCGCGACCGCCGCGACCGCCGCGGGGCCTACGACCAGTACGGTCGTTATTACGAACCGCGCCGGGTGAGCCGCAACGACCGTGTGTGGCAGGGCCGCGACGGACGGTACTACTGCCAGCGCGAGAACGGCACGACCGGACTCATCATCGGTGCCGCCGGCGGCGCGCTGCTCGGCCGGACCATCGATACGCGGGGTGACCGTACGGTCGGCACCCTGCTGGGCGCGGCGCTGGGCGGTGTACTGGGTCGCGAGATCGACCGCGGCTCGGCCCGCTGCCGCTAG
- a CDS encoding class I SAM-dependent methyltransferase, translating to MSDPATLAYYAHNASRFTLNSGQSHSRHLDPFLDRLTPEACILELGCGAGRDAARMAQRGFVVDATDATPGMLRKMKERFGIEGRVMRFDQLVARERYDAVWAHACLLHVARADLPGILLRIERALRPGGLHFASFKLGAGEDRDLIGRWHNFPEAEWICTVYRKAGFLIENECTWPGEGADGTKREWIALTVRRPA from the coding sequence GTGAGCGACCCCGCCACCCTCGCCTACTACGCGCACAATGCCTCGCGCTTCACGCTGAACTCCGGCCAGTCGCACAGCCGGCACCTCGATCCGTTCCTCGACCGGCTGACGCCCGAGGCGTGCATCCTCGAACTGGGGTGCGGCGCGGGCCGCGACGCGGCGCGAATGGCACAGCGAGGGTTCGTCGTGGATGCAACGGACGCCACGCCCGGCATGCTGCGCAAGATGAAGGAACGCTTCGGCATCGAGGGCCGCGTCATGCGGTTCGACCAGCTCGTCGCGCGCGAACGCTACGACGCCGTTTGGGCTCACGCGTGCCTGCTGCACGTCGCACGCGCGGATCTGCCCGGTATTCTCCTTCGCATCGAACGCGCACTTCGTCCCGGCGGACTGCATTTCGCCAGCTTCAAGCTTGGTGCCGGCGAGGACCGCGACCTGATCGGGCGATGGCACAATTTCCCCGAAGCCGAATGGATCTGCACGGTTTACCGCAAGGCGGGCTTCCTCATCGAGAACGAATGCACGTGGCCTGGCGAAGGCGCGGACGGCACGAAGCGCGAGTGGATCGCCCTGACGGTCCGGCGACCGGCATAG
- a CDS encoding CinA family protein — translation MADTLQPAIPTRLQEQARNVLKLACDVDRPIVTAESCTGGLLAALLTDIEGCSHIFERGFVTYSEEAKCDLLGLEREQIDSCGAVSKEVAIAMTQGALRRSRARVALAVTGFAGPAGEENEVGLVHFGCAVQGEETIHVEKHFGSIGREGVRIAALKTALDLLESAMRA, via the coding sequence ATGGCCGACACCCTTCAGCCAGCCATACCTACGCGCTTGCAGGAGCAGGCGAGAAACGTCCTGAAACTGGCATGCGACGTTGACCGGCCGATCGTAACCGCCGAAAGCTGTACGGGCGGCCTGCTCGCCGCCCTGCTGACCGACATAGAGGGGTGCAGCCACATTTTCGAACGCGGTTTCGTGACCTATTCGGAGGAGGCGAAGTGCGATCTGCTGGGTCTTGAGCGTGAGCAGATCGACAGTTGCGGAGCGGTCAGCAAGGAAGTTGCGATCGCCATGACGCAGGGCGCGCTGCGGCGCTCGCGGGCCAGGGTGGCGCTTGCTGTCACGGGTTTTGCCGGCCCGGCAGGCGAAGAAAACGAGGTGGGGCTGGTGCATTTCGGATGTGCCGTTCAGGGCGAGGAGACGATCCACGTGGAAAAGCATTTCGGTTCCATCGGGCGCGAAGGCGTTCGGATAGCGGCCCTGAAGACGGCACTGGACCTGCTGGAAAGCGCCATGCGCGCATGA
- a CDS encoding DUF2062 domain-containing protein, whose translation MPRMPEREEMQRNRWLAPISNRFGRSELWRFTRRSVPRGAALGLFAAFIVPLGQIFLAAFLALPARANVPIAALITFVTNPFTVPFWLVIANKVGRFVLKVDPTTFGTAKAALEKGWWVEFGWWLQTAGVTAFGFVVLSVLSAAVGYLVASFVWRIVVARRWYRRPGHHRLPEPAE comes from the coding sequence ATGCCGCGAATGCCCGAGCGCGAGGAGATGCAGCGCAATCGCTGGCTCGCGCCCATCTCGAATCGCTTCGGCCGGTCCGAACTGTGGCGTTTCACGCGCCGGTCCGTACCGCGCGGCGCGGCGCTCGGACTGTTCGCGGCGTTCATCGTGCCGCTCGGACAGATCTTCCTTGCCGCCTTTCTCGCCCTGCCGGCGCGCGCGAACGTGCCGATCGCGGCGCTTATCACCTTCGTCACCAATCCCTTTACCGTGCCGTTCTGGCTGGTCATCGCCAACAAGGTCGGGCGGTTCGTGCTGAAGGTCGACCCCACCACCTTCGGCACCGCGAAGGCCGCTCTGGAAAAGGGCTGGTGGGTCGAATTCGGCTGGTGGTTGCAGACCGCCGGCGTCACCGCGTTCGGCTTCGTCGTCCTCAGCGTGCTGAGCGCTGCGGTCGGCTACCTCGTCGCCAGCTTCGTGTGGCGGATCGTCGTGGCGCGGCGGTGGTACCGCCGCCCCGGCCACCACCGGCTGCCGGAACCTGCCGAATGA
- the rlmN gene encoding 23S rRNA (adenine(2503)-C(2))-methyltransferase RlmN, producing the protein MADTTLMPIAGQIDPVPVARDITPRADGRVDLIGLPKPRIAELLAEAGLDPRQAKLRAKQVFHWLYHRGVTDFEAMTDIAKTMRPWLAERFVIGRPDVVEAQHSSDGTRKWLLRTADGHEFEMVFIPDADRGTLCVSSQVGCTLNCRFCHTGTMRLVRNLTPGEIVGQVMLARDALGEWPKGRMDDLGEESEGDYTADGRLLTNIVMMGMGEPLYNFDNVKGALQLVMDGDGLALSKRRITLSTSGVVPAMARCGEEIGVNLAVSLHAVSKEVRDEIVPINRKYGLEELLQACADYPGASNARRITFEYVMLKDKNDSDEDARELVRLLRHYKLPAKVNLIPFNPWPGAAYECSPPERIRRFSDIVFEGGISAPVRTPRGRDIEAACGQLKTAAQKKSRAERDREAQAAAGAGAAQA; encoded by the coding sequence ATGGCCGATACGACACTCATGCCGATCGCCGGGCAGATCGACCCGGTTCCCGTCGCGCGCGACATTACCCCGCGAGCGGACGGACGCGTCGATCTGATCGGTCTGCCCAAGCCCCGCATCGCGGAGCTCCTTGCCGAGGCCGGTCTGGACCCGCGCCAGGCGAAGCTGCGCGCCAAGCAGGTGTTTCACTGGCTCTACCATCGCGGAGTGACCGATTTCGAGGCGATGACCGATATCGCCAAGACCATGCGCCCGTGGCTCGCGGAGCGCTTCGTGATCGGGCGGCCGGATGTCGTGGAGGCCCAACATTCCTCGGACGGAACCCGCAAATGGCTGTTGCGCACGGCGGACGGCCACGAGTTCGAGATGGTCTTCATCCCCGACGCGGATCGAGGAACGCTGTGCGTGTCGAGCCAGGTCGGCTGCACCCTCAACTGTCGCTTCTGTCACACCGGCACCATGCGCCTTGTGCGCAACCTGACGCCGGGCGAGATTGTCGGCCAGGTCATGCTGGCGCGCGATGCGCTGGGCGAATGGCCCAAGGGGCGGATGGACGATCTGGGCGAGGAGAGCGAGGGCGACTACACCGCGGACGGCCGGCTGCTGACCAATATCGTGATGATGGGCATGGGCGAGCCGCTTTACAATTTCGACAACGTGAAGGGTGCGCTGCAACTGGTCATGGACGGCGACGGCCTGGCCCTGTCCAAGCGGCGAATCACGCTGTCCACCAGCGGCGTCGTCCCGGCGATGGCGCGCTGCGGCGAGGAGATCGGCGTGAACCTGGCCGTAAGCCTCCACGCCGTAAGCAAGGAGGTGCGCGACGAGATCGTGCCGATCAACCGCAAATACGGGCTCGAGGAGCTGCTGCAGGCCTGCGCCGACTATCCCGGCGCGTCCAATGCGCGGCGCATCACCTTCGAATACGTGATGCTCAAGGACAAGAACGACAGCGACGAGGATGCGCGCGAGCTCGTTCGTCTGCTCAGGCACTACAAGCTGCCGGCGAAGGTCAATCTCATTCCGTTCAACCCCTGGCCCGGGGCGGCCTACGAATGTTCCCCGCCCGAGCGGATCAGGCGCTTTTCCGACATCGTGTTCGAAGGCGGCATATCCGCGCCCGTCCGCACGCCGCGCGGCCGCGATATCGAGGCGGCCTGCGGTCAGCTGAAGACCGCGGCCCAGAAGAAGAGCCGTGCAGAGCGCGACCGCGAGGCGCAAGCCGCGGCGGGGGCCGGGGCGGCGCAGGCCTAG
- the smpB gene encoding SsrA-binding protein SmpB — protein sequence MARPKPATFDKQKIVAENRKARFNYSIEETFEAGLALQGTEVKALRGGEGSIAESYAEVRDGEVWLINANIPEFSHGNRNNHEPKRPRKLLLHTREIDKLFGAVERKGMTLVPLSVYFNGRGRAKVELALAKGKQAHDKRATIKDRDWKRDKARLLRERG from the coding sequence ATGGCCCGTCCCAAACCCGCAACCTTCGACAAGCAGAAGATCGTCGCCGAGAACCGCAAGGCGCGGTTCAACTATTCGATCGAGGAGACGTTCGAAGCCGGCCTTGCCCTGCAGGGGACAGAGGTGAAGGCGCTGCGCGGAGGGGAAGGGTCCATCGCGGAAAGCTATGCCGAGGTGCGCGACGGGGAGGTCTGGCTCATCAACGCCAACATCCCCGAGTTCAGCCACGGCAACCGCAACAACCACGAACCCAAGCGGCCGCGAAAGCTGCTGCTGCACACGCGCGAGATCGACAAGCTGTTCGGAGCGGTCGAGCGTAAGGGCATGACACTCGTTCCGCTGAGCGTCTACTTCAACGGGCGCGGGCGGGCGAAGGTCGAACTGGCGCTCGCCAAGGGAAAGCAGGCGCATGACAAGCGCGCCACGATCAAGGATCGCGACTGGAAACGCGACAAGGCCCGGCTGTTGCGCGAGCGCGGATAA
- a CDS encoding outer membrane protein: MKKTFAFILATASASALAAPAMAQDNSAFTGPRIEGVVGYDISKAGSDVDNELNDEDDQSIDGFMYGVGVGYDFAVGGAVLGVEAELSDSTAETEVNDGDLEDLGFNANLDTGRDIYLGARAGILVNPRTLAYVKGGYTNARYNLQASDGQTDIGTDLDLDGYRVGAGVEYATSERSFVKLEYRYSNYSEGEFDFQDNGFFEDDTGESGRFDADLDRHQIVLGAGFRF; the protein is encoded by the coding sequence ATGAAAAAGACGTTTGCCTTCATACTCGCGACGGCCTCCGCCTCGGCGCTCGCGGCACCTGCCATGGCGCAGGACAATTCGGCCTTCACCGGCCCCCGCATCGAAGGCGTGGTCGGCTACGATATCAGCAAGGCCGGCAGCGATGTGGACAACGAACTGAACGACGAGGACGACCAGTCCATCGACGGCTTCATGTACGGCGTGGGCGTGGGCTACGACTTCGCGGTCGGCGGCGCGGTGCTCGGTGTCGAGGCTGAACTCAGCGATTCCACCGCCGAAACCGAGGTCAATGACGGCGATCTCGAGGATCTGGGCTTCAACGCCAATCTCGATACGGGCCGCGACATCTATCTCGGTGCGCGCGCCGGCATCCTCGTCAACCCTCGCACGCTCGCCTACGTGAAGGGCGGCTACACCAATGCCCGCTACAATTTGCAGGCGAGCGACGGGCAGACCGACATCGGCACCGATCTCGACCTCGATGGCTACCGCGTGGGCGCGGGCGTCGAATACGCGACGTCGGAGCGTTCGTTCGTGAAGCTCGAATACCGCTACTCCAACTACAGCGAGGGCGAGTTCGATTTCCAGGATAACGGCTTCTTCGAGGACGATACCGGCGAGAGCGGTCGGTTCGACGCCGATCTCGACCGCCACCAGATCGTGCTGGGTGCCGGGTTCCGGTTCTGA
- a CDS encoding outer membrane protein, with the protein MVAGALAALSTPTLAQDRTDQSGFRIEAIAGFDTVTTGVENTDEYDDSGKGFLYGAAAGYDVVVGGAVIGLDAEIAESSVDSGITYTDGMDVAAVALDASEDIFLGARVGANIGGTGLLYVKGGYSMANTELTARGIVDGERYDEKVDIDFEGFRVGGGFQVNFSRNLFGKVEYRYTSYGDASVEYDGVSEDVDEVFDYVNLERHQGVVGLGVRF; encoded by the coding sequence TTGGTCGCGGGTGCGCTGGCTGCGTTATCTACGCCCACGTTGGCCCAGGATCGCACGGATCAATCCGGATTTCGCATCGAAGCCATTGCCGGCTTCGACACCGTGACCACCGGAGTGGAAAATACCGACGAATATGACGATAGCGGAAAGGGATTCCTGTACGGCGCTGCTGCCGGTTACGATGTGGTTGTCGGCGGTGCGGTGATCGGGCTGGACGCTGAGATTGCCGAATCCTCGGTTGATAGTGGGATCACCTACACCGATGGCATGGACGTAGCAGCCGTGGCCCTCGACGCGTCCGAAGATATATTTCTCGGTGCGCGGGTAGGGGCGAATATCGGCGGAACCGGTCTTCTCTACGTCAAGGGCGGTTATTCGATGGCCAACACCGAACTTACCGCGCGGGGAATTGTCGACGGGGAGCGGTACGACGAAAAGGTCGATATCGACTTCGAAGGCTTTCGCGTAGGCGGGGGATTTCAGGTCAACTTCTCACGAAATCTCTTCGGCAAGGTCGAGTATCGCTATACGTCCTATGGCGACGCGTCGGTCGAGTATGACGGCGTCAGCGAAGACGTCGATGAGGTGTTCGACTACGTCAACCTCGAACGCCATCAGGGCGTCGTCGGTCTAGGCGTGCGCTTCTGA
- a CDS encoding lytic transglycosylase domain-containing protein produces MSSMVRLSLFALLAASTAAIPAAASAQEAAEWDTNRAQLAASYDSNVARRISTWETLFGDTSAQLPFRTYADFLIANPGYPDETTLRARAEQRLREEFTSPDLLMAFFADHEPVTNYARAHYALALMGPNPDQARRYAIEAWRGGEMSPTAEAALSASFGDSFDQDDHDARMNALLWQRDAEAAARQMPRVSPSKRGVFASRLAILQGGDGATNDPAAAADPGYLYNRSRELRQEGRTGEAVRMIVDGPALATTPFDQTAWTTEMLNLARSAGTRDSVRIAQRIDQAFGANEDVSAKEYRLRDDYTSLMWLGGTNALWQLGDAAAAAPLFYRYGAAARTPPTRSKGFFWAGEAYRQAGDEEQARRYYEMAAQYADRFYGQMALTRLGRPLPALDGAPQGQPTEAERQAFASAPITAAVSEVARDAPWSTGIRFYRAIADQAETVGEHLLVADLARRIGRRDLAVNLADAAMEDGHIGFTRIGYPRLETPPGANWTMVHALARQESQFAENAISHAGARGLMQFMPGTAQEEARRAGLPYSAQRLIDDPAYSMQLGSNHIERLIAYYDGSYPLAIAAYNAGPGNVNKWLRENGDPRTGEVDWLKWIEQIGFYETKNYVQRVIENAVVYEALYPEQASYTRPRQVTDFLR; encoded by the coding sequence ATGTCCAGCATGGTTCGACTTTCCCTCTTCGCCCTTCTCGCCGCCTCGACGGCAGCCATTCCCGCCGCCGCCAGCGCTCAGGAGGCGGCGGAGTGGGACACCAACCGCGCGCAGCTCGCCGCATCGTATGACAGCAATGTCGCGCGCCGGATTTCCACCTGGGAGACACTGTTCGGCGATACGTCGGCGCAGTTGCCCTTCCGGACCTATGCCGATTTCCTGATCGCCAATCCCGGCTATCCGGATGAAACCACCCTGCGCGCCCGCGCCGAGCAGCGCCTGCGCGAGGAGTTCACCTCCCCCGATTTGCTGATGGCATTCTTCGCCGATCACGAGCCGGTGACGAACTACGCCCGCGCGCACTATGCGCTCGCGCTCATGGGGCCGAACCCCGATCAGGCGCGGCGTTACGCCATCGAGGCCTGGCGCGGCGGCGAGATGAGCCCGACCGCGGAGGCCGCCCTGTCGGCCAGCTTCGGCGACAGCTTCGACCAGGACGATCACGACGCGCGGATGAACGCCCTGCTGTGGCAGCGCGACGCGGAGGCGGCGGCCCGGCAGATGCCGCGCGTCTCGCCATCGAAGCGCGGCGTCTTCGCCAGCCGCCTCGCCATCCTGCAGGGCGGCGACGGCGCGACGAACGATCCGGCCGCGGCCGCCGATCCGGGCTATCTCTACAATCGCAGCCGCGAACTGCGACAGGAGGGCCGGACCGGCGAAGCGGTGCGGATGATCGTCGACGGCCCCGCGCTCGCGACCACCCCCTTCGATCAGACCGCCTGGACGACGGAGATGCTCAACCTCGCCCGTTCGGCCGGCACCCGCGATTCCGTCCGGATCGCGCAGCGGATCGACCAGGCCTTCGGCGCCAACGAGGATGTCTCGGCCAAGGAATATCGCCTGCGCGACGATTACACCTCGCTGATGTGGCTGGGGGGCACGAACGCGCTGTGGCAGCTTGGCGATGCCGCCGCCGCCGCCCCGCTGTTCTATCGTTACGGCGCGGCCGCGCGCACGCCGCCGACCCGGTCCAAGGGCTTCTTCTGGGCCGGCGAAGCCTATCGGCAGGCAGGCGATGAGGAACAGGCGCGCCGCTATTACGAGATGGCCGCGCAATATGCGGACAGGTTCTACGGGCAGATGGCACTCACCCGCCTCGGCCGTCCGTTGCCGGCGCTCGACGGCGCTCCGCAGGGTCAGCCGACCGAGGCCGAGAGGCAGGCCTTTGCCAGCGCTCCCATCACCGCCGCCGTGTCCGAAGTGGCGCGCGATGCGCCCTGGTCAACCGGCATCCGCTTCTACCGCGCTATCGCCGATCAGGCCGAGACGGTTGGCGAACACCTGCTCGTCGCCGATCTTGCCCGCCGGATCGGGCGTCGCGATCTGGCGGTGAACCTCGCCGACGCGGCGATGGAGGACGGGCATATTGGCTTCACCCGCATCGGCTATCCGCGGCTGGAAACCCCGCCCGGGGCCAACTGGACGATGGTCCACGCGCTCGCCCGGCAGGAAAGCCAGTTTGCCGAGAATGCGATCAGCCATGCCGGCGCGCGCGGCCTGATGCAGTTCATGCCGGGTACGGCGCAGGAAGAGGCGCGGCGTGCCGGCCTGCCCTATTCGGCCCAGCGCCTGATCGACGATCCCGCCTATTCGATGCAGCTCGGTTCGAACCACATCGAACGCCTGATCGCCTACTACGACGGCAGCTACCCGCTCGCCATCGCCGCCTACAACGCCGGCCCGGGCAACGTGAACAAGTGGCTGCGCGAAAACGGAGATCCGCGGACCGGCGAGGTCGACTGGCTCAAATGGATCGAGCAGATCGGCTTCTACGAGACGAAGAACTACGTCCAGCGCGTGATCGAGAACGCGGTCGTGTACGAAGCGCTCTATCCCGAGCAGGCGAGCTACACCCGGCCTCGCCAGGTGACGGACTTCCTGCGCTAG